A genomic window from Pirellulales bacterium includes:
- the queC gene encoding 7-cyano-7-deazaguanine synthase QueC produces the protein MSKPAVVLLSGGLDSATAAAVARAEGFELCALTIDYGQRHRQELEAAARVASALGVKRHVTLKIDLTQFGASALTAPIDVPKARSREEMEAGIPITYVPARNTIFLALALGYAEVLGAADIFVGVNAVDYSGYPDCRPEFIAAFERLANLGTKSGVEGSLQFKVHAPLVQMTKAQIIRRGTDLGVDYGLTHSCYDPDPSGRPCGSCDSCLLRRQGFAEAGQVDPLDRSEKCL, from the coding sequence TTGTCCGGCGGGTTGGATTCGGCGACGGCCGCGGCTGTGGCGCGCGCCGAGGGGTTTGAGTTGTGCGCGCTGACGATCGACTATGGGCAGCGGCATCGCCAGGAGCTGGAAGCGGCCGCGCGGGTGGCGTCGGCGCTCGGGGTGAAGCGGCATGTGACGCTCAAGATCGATCTGACGCAATTCGGGGCCAGCGCGCTCACCGCGCCGATCGACGTGCCGAAGGCCCGCTCGCGCGAGGAGATGGAGGCGGGGATTCCCATCACGTACGTTCCGGCCCGCAATACGATTTTTCTCGCTCTCGCTTTGGGCTATGCGGAGGTGCTCGGCGCGGCCGACATCTTCGTCGGAGTGAACGCCGTCGATTACAGCGGCTATCCCGATTGCCGGCCGGAGTTCATCGCGGCTTTCGAGCGGCTGGCAAATCTGGGCACGAAGTCAGGAGTTGAAGGCTCGCTACAATTCAAGGTCCACGCCCCGCTGGTCCAGATGACCAAGGCCCAGATCATCCGCCGCGGCACGGATCTCGGTGTCGATTACGGCCTGACTCACAGTTGTTACGATCCCGATCCATCCGGCCGCCCCTGCGGAAGCTGCGATTCTTGCCTGCTTCGCCGCCAAGGCTTCGCCGAGGCCGGGCAAGTCGATCCGCTGGATCGAAGTGAGAAATGTTTGTGA